A region of Brevundimonas sp. NIBR10 DNA encodes the following proteins:
- a CDS encoding cellulase family glycosylhydrolase, whose protein sequence is MATRRNVLAATAAVLVAGPAVGAVRTGFVTREGMALMLDGKPYRFVGSNAWYLAWLGADADFGDRARLGRELDALASDGVTNLRIGASAELSPLRNSVRPAFRDQSASYNETLLVGLDHALAEIGKRGMKAVLYLTNFWEWSGGMMTYLSWVNGGRYLNMNDPAHPWPEFPNFIADFYRSSEAVGLYHDYVRAVVGRTNSVTGVRYRDDPTIMAWQLANEPRPAGGEAEAVANLQAFYGWIQGTARLIKSIDPNHLVSTGGEGLKGSVEKADIVMATQAFAEIDYTTAHIWPGNWGWLDRTDMAGSHDSAREKTRDYVAQHIGFARQLNKPLVIEEFGYPRNGDRYEPAVPTTMRDSFYADIHAAVLADARIGGPLVGSNFWAWNGEGRTRNPDFRFQSGDNAWLGDPPHEPQGWYGVFDTDASTRRLVTVHARSLADM, encoded by the coding sequence ATGGCGACGCGCCGAAATGTCCTTGCCGCGACGGCGGCCGTGCTCGTGGCGGGCCCTGCTGTCGGGGCGGTCCGGACGGGTTTCGTAACCCGCGAAGGCATGGCCCTTATGCTGGACGGGAAGCCGTACAGGTTCGTCGGATCGAACGCCTGGTATCTGGCCTGGCTGGGCGCGGATGCGGACTTCGGCGACCGGGCGCGGCTGGGGCGCGAGCTGGACGCCCTGGCGTCGGACGGCGTGACCAACCTGCGGATCGGGGCCTCGGCCGAGCTTTCGCCGCTCAGGAATTCCGTGCGTCCCGCGTTTCGTGATCAGAGCGCGAGCTACAACGAAACCCTGCTGGTGGGCCTGGACCATGCGCTGGCCGAGATCGGCAAGCGCGGCATGAAGGCGGTGCTCTACCTGACCAATTTCTGGGAGTGGTCCGGCGGGATGATGACCTATCTGTCGTGGGTCAACGGCGGGCGCTATCTGAACATGAACGACCCGGCTCATCCGTGGCCGGAGTTCCCGAACTTCATCGCCGACTTCTATCGCAGTTCCGAGGCGGTCGGCCTCTACCACGACTATGTCCGGGCGGTCGTCGGGCGGACCAACAGCGTCACCGGCGTCCGATATCGCGACGATCCGACGATCATGGCCTGGCAGCTGGCCAACGAGCCGCGGCCCGCCGGCGGCGAGGCAGAGGCCGTCGCCAACCTGCAGGCCTTCTACGGCTGGATCCAGGGCACGGCCCGCCTGATCAAGTCGATCGATCCAAACCATCTCGTCTCGACCGGCGGCGAGGGGCTGAAGGGATCTGTCGAGAAGGCCGACATTGTCATGGCCACCCAGGCCTTTGCCGAGATCGACTACACCACCGCCCACATCTGGCCCGGGAACTGGGGCTGGCTGGATCGGACCGACATGGCCGGGTCACACGACTCCGCGCGGGAAAAGACACGGGACTATGTCGCGCAGCACATCGGCTTTGCGCGTCAGTTGAACAAGCCGCTGGTGATCGAGGAGTTCGGCTATCCGCGCAACGGCGACCGGTACGAACCCGCAGTGCCGACGACGATGAGAGACAGCTTCTATGCGGACATCCACGCCGCCGTCCTGGCGGATGCGAGGATTGGCGGGCCGCTGGTCGGATCGAATTTCTGGGCCTGGAACGGCGAGGGCCGGACGCGCAATCCGGACTTCCGGTTCCAGAGCGGCGACAACGCCTGGCTGGGTGATCCGCCACATGAGCCTCAGGGCTGGTATGGGGTCTTCGATACGGACGCATCGACCCGAAGGTTGGTCACTGTCCACGCCAGGTCACTGGCCGACATGTGA
- a CDS encoding F0F1 ATP synthase subunit C, with translation MEAEAAKLIGAGLAMTGMIGAGIGVGNIFGSFLTGALRNPSAAGSQIGNLFVGAALAEALGILSFVLGILIYSA, from the coding sequence ATGGAAGCAGAAGCCGCCAAGCTCATCGGCGCTGGCCTCGCAATGACCGGCATGATCGGCGCCGGCATCGGCGTCGGCAACATCTTCGGCTCGTTCCTGACGGGTGCCCTGCGCAACCCGTCGGCCGCCGGCTCGCAAATCGGCAACCTGTTCGTCGGCGCCGCCCTGGCTGAAGCCCTGGGCATCCTGTCGTTCGTTCTGGGTATCCTGATCTACTCGGCCTAA
- a CDS encoding O-antigen ligase family protein: MTLARPDPVFDEPEPPLWEQAAAIGVIVMLTGALIGPVFAPLQQETPILRLIWLPVYAVTLGLCCWRAERMVKAWPALLILVLLCLHAYASKYWSIDPGVTSRRTLALFFSSLFAIYLGAVFRGPHLPRVLMLSGLLMGLGSLVMVFAFPAIGIHQYDNAGLWRGLWYEKNQMGVVMVAGAVAAAACLASEDRRRLLPALALVVTTVLVLATQSKTSLLCLLIGVGVVGALWAMRHGGPALTVAALWFGVVLTGIVGYVFITDPAVVLKALGKDPSLTGRTDIWVALMREVGERPWTGFGYQAFWGRESIPAAFIRAETQWPVPSAHNGWIDLLIQLGWPGAFSVGFAVMLAFLTSLFRIPVAGAREGYFGIAYFAVFLLLSLSESVLLTNANLPWALLLAIMTRGLLADPEVMRAPLVTGRLAHGRGAAYLTRSRIAAHSPHGRRPLPVR, from the coding sequence GTGACCCTCGCCCGTCCAGACCCCGTGTTCGACGAACCCGAACCACCCCTGTGGGAACAGGCGGCGGCCATCGGGGTGATCGTCATGCTGACCGGGGCCCTGATCGGGCCGGTGTTCGCGCCCTTGCAGCAGGAAACGCCGATCCTCAGGCTGATCTGGCTGCCGGTCTATGCGGTGACGCTGGGGCTATGCTGCTGGCGGGCCGAGCGGATGGTCAAGGCGTGGCCTGCGCTGCTGATCCTGGTCCTGCTGTGCCTGCATGCCTATGCGTCGAAATACTGGTCGATCGATCCGGGGGTGACGTCCAGACGGACGCTCGCATTGTTCTTTTCCAGCCTGTTCGCCATCTATCTGGGGGCGGTGTTTCGGGGGCCGCACCTGCCGCGGGTGCTGATGCTGTCGGGCCTGCTGATGGGGCTGGGCAGTCTGGTGATGGTATTCGCCTTTCCCGCCATCGGCATCCACCAGTACGACAATGCCGGCCTGTGGCGCGGGCTGTGGTACGAGAAGAACCAGATGGGCGTGGTCATGGTGGCGGGGGCCGTGGCTGCGGCGGCCTGTCTGGCGTCCGAGGATCGGAGGCGTCTGCTGCCCGCGCTGGCGCTGGTGGTGACGACGGTGCTGGTGCTGGCCACCCAGTCCAAGACGTCCCTGCTGTGCCTGCTGATCGGGGTCGGGGTGGTCGGGGCGCTGTGGGCGATGCGTCACGGCGGACCGGCCCTGACGGTGGCGGCCCTGTGGTTCGGCGTCGTTCTGACCGGTATCGTCGGCTATGTCTTCATCACGGACCCGGCCGTGGTCCTGAAGGCGCTGGGCAAGGATCCGTCCCTGACCGGACGCACCGACATCTGGGTCGCCCTGATGCGCGAGGTGGGCGAACGGCCCTGGACCGGATTCGGCTATCAGGCCTTCTGGGGGCGGGAGTCGATTCCGGCCGCCTTCATTCGTGCGGAAACCCAGTGGCCTGTGCCGTCGGCGCACAACGGATGGATCGACCTGCTGATCCAGCTGGGTTGGCCGGGGGCGTTCTCGGTCGGGTTCGCGGTGATGCTGGCGTTTCTGACGTCGCTGTTCCGCATTCCGGTCGCCGGTGCGCGAGAGGGCTATTTCGGCATCGCCTATTTCGCGGTCTTCCTCTTGCTCAGCCTGTCCGAAAGCGTGCTGCTGACCAACGCCAACCTGCCCTGGGCGCTGTTGCTGGCCATCATGACGCGGGGGCTGCTGGCGGATCCCGAGGTTATGCGGGCACCGCTCGTGACAGGTCGCCTTGCCCACGGTCGCGGCGCGGCCTACCTGACGCGATCCCGAATCGCAGCACACTCTCCGCATGGTCGCCGCCCCCTCCCTGTTCGATGA
- a CDS encoding DUF6789 family protein: MSRVQKGVVAGFAATVVVSILEAINMMAGPWVTPYPDMLAFMMGMEGNHVVGWIAHVVTGTVVLGALYGIVCPRLPTDLPATKGIAFAVGAFCVLIVGLLMFGDPGVFSGGTLGITIAWLLVSNVIFGFVMGSVYGNLVEREKRAAKLMDGVPAH, from the coding sequence ATGTCACGCGTACAAAAGGGTGTGGTCGCGGGTTTTGCGGCCACCGTGGTGGTCTCGATCCTCGAGGCGATCAATATGATGGCCGGTCCCTGGGTCACGCCCTACCCGGACATGCTGGCATTCATGATGGGCATGGAAGGCAATCACGTCGTCGGCTGGATCGCCCACGTCGTCACCGGCACGGTGGTGCTGGGCGCGCTTTACGGGATCGTATGCCCGCGCCTGCCCACCGACCTGCCGGCCACCAAGGGGATCGCCTTTGCGGTCGGGGCCTTCTGCGTCCTGATCGTCGGTCTGCTGATGTTCGGCGATCCGGGGGTGTTCAGCGGCGGCACCCTGGGCATCACCATCGCCTGGCTGCTGGTCTCGAACGTCATCTTCGGCTTCGTGATGGGCTCGGTCTACGGCAACCTGGTCGAGCGCGAGAAGCGGGCGGCCAAGCTGATGGACGGCGTTCCGGCGCACTGA
- a CDS encoding F0F1 ATP synthase subunit A, translating to MADPLHQFKIEPLIDFGTVTLPVVGEQQIAFTNSHLAMTIAFGLVILFLQLVTAKATVVPGRMQSAGETLFGMIDGIVDSIIGHEGRKLFPFVFTVFTFILAMNFIGLFLTFTATSQIAVTATFGVITILLVLAIGFAKHGLGFFKLFVPSGVPIFVLPFVVIIEFVSFLLRPITLTLRLFGNMMGGHVALKVFAGFVVIGVTGAVGWLGLPIALLSMGMTVGLTALEFLVAFLQAFVFAVLTCIYLNDVVNLGHGH from the coding sequence ATGGCTGATCCGCTGCACCAGTTTAAGATCGAACCCCTGATCGATTTCGGGACGGTTACCCTGCCCGTCGTCGGCGAGCAGCAGATCGCCTTCACCAACTCGCACCTGGCCATGACCATCGCGTTCGGCCTGGTGATCCTGTTCCTGCAACTGGTGACCGCCAAGGCCACGGTCGTGCCGGGCCGGATGCAGTCGGCGGGCGAGACCCTGTTCGGCATGATCGACGGGATCGTCGATTCCATCATCGGTCACGAGGGGCGCAAGCTGTTCCCCTTCGTGTTCACCGTCTTCACCTTCATCCTGGCCATGAACTTCATCGGCCTGTTCCTGACCTTCACGGCGACGTCGCAGATCGCGGTCACCGCCACTTTCGGCGTGATCACCATCCTGCTGGTGCTGGCCATCGGCTTCGCCAAGCACGGCCTGGGCTTCTTCAAGCTGTTCGTGCCGTCGGGCGTGCCGATCTTCGTGCTGCCCTTCGTGGTCATCATCGAGTTCGTGTCCTTCCTGCTGCGCCCCATCACCCTGACGCTTCGTCTGTTCGGCAACATGATGGGCGGCCACGTCGCGCTGAAGGTGTTCGCCGGCTTCGTCGTCATCGGCGTCACGGGCGCCGTGGGCTGGCTGGGCCTGCCGATCGCCCTGCTGTCCATGGGCATGACCGTCGGCCTGACCGCGCTGGAGTTCCTGGTGGCCTTCCTCCAGGCCTTCGTCTTCGCCGTTCTGACCTGCATCTATCTGAATGATGTGGTCAACCTGGGCCACGGGCACTAA
- a CDS encoding AtpZ/AtpI family protein, translating to MATPQESREEAIKRLSASASSLEARTTNPVSHEAAGQAAAGQAWRIIADLFGGVFVGLALGAIVDRFFETGPWGLIGGVLLGFAVSVFMAWSTAQRLMAQARATGVEPKSVPFDEDEED from the coding sequence ATGGCCACTCCTCAGGAATCGCGCGAAGAGGCGATCAAACGCCTCTCCGCCAGCGCATCCTCGCTGGAGGCGCGGACCACCAACCCCGTTTCGCATGAAGCGGCGGGTCAGGCGGCGGCGGGTCAGGCCTGGCGGATCATCGCCGACCTGTTCGGTGGGGTGTTCGTCGGCCTGGCGTTGGGGGCGATCGTGGACCGGTTTTTCGAGACCGGGCCGTGGGGTTTGATCGGCGGCGTCCTTCTGGGCTTCGCCGTTTCGGTATTTATGGCCTGGTCGACGGCGCAACGCCTGATGGCCCAGGCAAGAGCAACGGGAGTGGAGCCGAAGTCGGTTCCCTTCGACGAAGACGAAGAAGACTAA
- a CDS encoding sialidase family protein translates to MTKVTRRGMGLGAVGLVAAAPGLVMAQESAAEPVVSSGFIYDDAPYPEAHASTIVQTTDGALAAAWFGGTKERNPDVEIWFARREDGRWATPAGVATGLQADGSRHPTWNPVLFQPPGGDLNLFYKVGPTPQDWWGMVMTSADGGRSWSAPRRLPDGILGPIKNKPVVLADGSWLSPSSVELAEGVGAGAGAGWSLHFERSEDRGRSWTRTDPVPSPLNIDAIQPSLLVHADGVLQAVARTRQGALASTWSRDGGRTWSGLGAIDLPNPNSGTDALTLADGRHLLIYNHSAHAAQTPGKGPRYPLRLAVSEDGVRWRPSLVLATEPLPSGYAYPAIIQAADGMIHATWTHDRRRITHAMIDPRRLA, encoded by the coding sequence ATGACCAAGGTCACGCGTCGCGGAATGGGTCTGGGCGCTGTGGGCCTGGTTGCCGCAGCGCCCGGGCTGGTCATGGCCCAGGAATCGGCGGCGGAGCCGGTCGTGTCGTCTGGCTTCATCTACGACGACGCCCCCTATCCCGAGGCCCATGCCTCGACGATCGTGCAGACGACCGATGGGGCTCTGGCCGCCGCCTGGTTCGGCGGGACCAAGGAGCGCAATCCCGACGTGGAGATCTGGTTCGCGCGGCGTGAAGACGGGCGGTGGGCGACGCCCGCCGGCGTGGCCACCGGCCTTCAGGCCGACGGATCGCGGCATCCGACCTGGAACCCGGTGCTGTTCCAGCCGCCAGGCGGTGACCTCAACCTGTTCTACAAGGTCGGGCCGACGCCGCAGGACTGGTGGGGCATGGTGATGACGTCAGCGGATGGCGGACGCAGCTGGTCGGCACCGCGTCGGCTGCCGGACGGGATCCTCGGGCCGATCAAGAACAAGCCGGTCGTTCTGGCGGACGGGTCATGGCTGTCGCCCTCCAGCGTGGAGCTGGCCGAAGGCGTCGGGGCCGGTGCCGGGGCGGGCTGGAGTCTGCATTTCGAACGCAGCGAGGATCGCGGCCGGAGCTGGACCCGGACCGACCCGGTCCCCTCGCCGCTCAACATCGACGCGATCCAGCCCAGCCTGCTGGTCCATGCGGACGGGGTGTTGCAGGCCGTGGCGCGGACTCGGCAGGGTGCGCTGGCCTCGACCTGGTCGCGGGACGGCGGACGGACCTGGTCGGGTCTGGGGGCGATCGACCTGCCCAATCCGAACTCGGGCACGGACGCCCTGACCCTGGCCGACGGGCGGCACCTGTTGATCTACAACCATTCGGCCCATGCGGCGCAGACGCCGGGCAAGGGACCCCGCTATCCGCTGAGGCTGGCGGTGTCGGAGGACGGGGTGCGTTGGCGGCCGTCGCTGGTGCTGGCCACCGAGCCCCTGCCCAGCGGCTATGCCTATCCGGCGATCATTCAGGCGGCGGACGGGATGATCCATGCGACCTGGACCCATGATCGGCGCAGGATCACCCATGCGATGATCGACCCCCGCCGCCTGGCCTAA
- a CDS encoding MATE family efflux transporter: MQQDLTQGSIAGRLLGMAAFIGIGLIFQTLYFLVDLYFVASQGPEAIAGVGLAGNVFFLAMAASQMVGVGGLSLIARSIGARDLDQARAVYGQAMLLSLILAVASLVLGYLFSRPALTLLAADEGTLEAGVVYLLGFLPAVALMFPTGIMASALRAAGVVRPAMLIQAGTVILNVVLAPVLVAGWGTGHAFGVFGAGLASSISAAVGMVATLLLFPRVQTIFAKAIPLPRPDFAQWRRVIGIGLPSAAEFLLMFITTAVIYGVIRHFGPEAQAGYGVGSRVMQAIFLPAMAISFAVAPVAGQNFGAGRADRVRRTVRDAAVISCGLMLVLTLVCQIWPEALIRVFAPDQAVIDVGAGFLRIISLNFLGTGLIFIASGTFQALGDTRPALYGSVSRLFLFAGPAIWLSAQPWARLEHIWWLSATAVVIHCLIALLFLRRELSRKLAGLVPPEPVAAG, translated from the coding sequence ATGCAGCAAGACCTGACCCAGGGATCGATTGCCGGACGCCTGCTGGGCATGGCCGCCTTCATCGGCATCGGCTTGATCTTCCAGACCCTGTATTTTCTCGTCGACCTCTATTTCGTCGCCAGTCAGGGCCCGGAGGCGATCGCCGGTGTCGGTCTGGCCGGCAATGTCTTCTTCCTGGCCATGGCGGCGTCCCAGATGGTCGGGGTCGGGGGCCTGTCGCTGATCGCGCGCTCGATCGGTGCGCGGGACCTGGACCAGGCCCGCGCCGTCTATGGTCAGGCCATGCTGCTGTCACTCATTCTGGCGGTCGCCAGTCTGGTACTCGGCTATCTGTTCTCTCGCCCGGCCCTGACATTGCTGGCCGCCGACGAGGGCACGCTGGAAGCGGGCGTCGTCTATCTGCTTGGCTTCCTGCCGGCGGTCGCCCTGATGTTTCCGACCGGGATCATGGCCTCGGCGCTCCGGGCGGCGGGCGTCGTCCGCCCCGCCATGCTGATCCAGGCGGGCACGGTGATTCTGAACGTGGTTCTCGCGCCGGTGCTGGTCGCCGGCTGGGGTACCGGTCATGCGTTCGGCGTCTTCGGGGCCGGTCTGGCCAGTTCGATCTCGGCGGCGGTCGGGATGGTGGCCACCCTGCTGCTGTTCCCGCGCGTCCAGACGATCTTTGCGAAAGCCATTCCTCTTCCGCGCCCCGACTTCGCGCAGTGGCGGCGCGTCATCGGCATCGGACTGCCGTCGGCGGCGGAGTTCCTGCTGATGTTCATCACCACGGCCGTCATCTATGGCGTGATCCGCCATTTCGGCCCCGAGGCCCAGGCCGGTTACGGCGTCGGATCACGGGTCATGCAGGCCATCTTCCTTCCCGCCATGGCGATCTCATTCGCCGTCGCGCCGGTGGCGGGCCAGAATTTCGGAGCGGGGCGGGCGGATCGCGTCCGGCGCACGGTGCGGGACGCGGCGGTGATCTCCTGCGGGCTGATGCTGGTCCTGACCCTGGTCTGCCAGATCTGGCCGGAGGCCCTGATCCGCGTCTTCGCCCCGGATCAGGCGGTGATTGACGTCGGCGCGGGCTTCCTGCGTATCATCTCACTGAACTTCCTGGGCACCGGTCTGATCTTCATCGCCTCGGGCACCTTTCAGGCCCTGGGCGATACCCGACCGGCGCTGTACGGCAGCGTCTCGCGCCTCTTTCTGTTCGCGGGCCCGGCCATCTGGCTCTCGGCCCAGCCCTGGGCCCGGCTGGAGCATATCTGGTGGCTCTCGGCGACGGCGGTGGTGATCCACTGCCTGATTGCCCTGTTGTTCCTGCGCCGCGAACTCAGCCGCAAGCTGGCGGGACTTGTTCCACCCGAGCCCGTGGCCGCCGGTTAG
- a CDS encoding PGPGW domain-containing protein: MTFAPALSGFTSRPRDPLRALRRSAMLVGGVLVIILGILIAPLPGPGGVPVIAVGLVLVLRSSYWAKRQFIRAQYARPRYVYPFRRLLRKNPEIAPVFWQQALRAEKMVLRRRRGPLGRFRKTLRRVWRRTFHKA, encoded by the coding sequence GTGACCTTCGCGCCTGCCCTTTCTGGCTTCACGTCCCGCCCGCGGGATCCGCTGCGCGCCCTGCGCCGCAGCGCGATGCTGGTCGGCGGGGTGCTGGTGATCATTCTGGGTATCTTGATTGCGCCCCTGCCGGGCCCCGGCGGCGTGCCGGTCATCGCTGTCGGTCTGGTTCTGGTGCTGCGCAGCTCTTACTGGGCCAAGCGCCAGTTCATCCGCGCCCAGTACGCTCGTCCTCGCTACGTCTATCCGTTCCGCCGTCTGCTGCGGAAGAACCCCGAGATTGCGCCGGTCTTCTGGCAACAGGCTCTGAGGGCCGAGAAGATGGTGCTGCGTCGTCGTCGGGGCCCTCTGGGTCGGTTCCGCAAGACCCTGCGCCGCGTCTGGCGCCGCACCTTCCACAAGGCCTGA
- a CDS encoding F0F1 ATP synthase subunit B, protein MPAFLTAHFYNFAEAELWVGVGLLIFIGICIFVGVPKLVAGALDAKAAKIQSELDEATRLRTEAEALLATIRAEKAEAEAQAAEMLRAAEADARVMEADAKVKLEETLARRQALAERRIAQAEAQAMTEVKQAAADLAARAAEQILTARVSGQKSDPLLDAAIGQIAGRLN, encoded by the coding sequence ATGCCCGCGTTTCTGACCGCACATTTCTATAACTTTGCCGAGGCCGAGCTGTGGGTCGGCGTCGGCCTGCTGATCTTCATCGGCATCTGCATCTTCGTGGGCGTGCCCAAGCTGGTTGCCGGCGCCCTCGACGCCAAGGCCGCCAAGATCCAGTCCGAACTGGACGAGGCCACGCGCCTGCGCACCGAAGCCGAGGCCCTGCTGGCCACGATCCGCGCCGAGAAGGCCGAGGCCGAGGCCCAGGCTGCTGAAATGCTTCGCGCCGCCGAGGCCGATGCCCGCGTCATGGAAGCCGACGCCAAGGTCAAGCTGGAGGAAACCCTGGCCCGCCGTCAGGCCCTGGCCGAGCGTCGCATCGCCCAGGCCGAGGCCCAGGCCATGACCGAGGTCAAGCAGGCCGCCGCCGACTTGGCCGCCCGCGCCGCCGAACAGATCCTGACCGCCCGCGTTTCGGGCCAGAAGAGCGATCCGCTGCTCGACGCCGCGATCGGCCAGATTGCCGGTCGCCTGAACTAG
- a CDS encoding DNA topoisomerase IV subunit B → MVAAPSLFDDIPEPEPKKAEVAPELKPQAAAPVSAPAVAPAAAASPPPVPGGYSASSIEVLEGLEPVRKRPGMYIGGTDERALHHLFAEVLDNAMDEAVARHAKLITVDLDADGFLSVKDDGRGIPVDPHPKHPGKSALEVVMTVLHSGGKFSGKAYETSGGLHGVGVSVVNALSDVLDVTVWRDGFEWKQSFSRGIPQGSIVQVQPSKKRGTLIRFHPDHEIFGVGAAFKPARLFRMTRSKAYLFRGVEIRWTCAPERITDATPATATFHFPNGLADALAERIGEMETVTPAFSGRVERKGEAGAVEWAVTWSPIGFGEADGFVQSYCNTVSTPDGGTHEAGFRAALVKGLKAYGELTNEKRAVQITAEDVIANAGALISVFIRNPEFQGQTKDRLSSPEGQRLVEALLRDPLDHWLTESPKQANTLLGFVIDRAEDRLRRRKDKEVQRAAATRKLRLPGKLSDCSRQSANGTELFIVEGDSAGGSAKQARDRTTQAILPLRGKILNVASATADKLRANIELSDLTLALGVTPGPRFDIDQLRYERIVIMTDADVDGAHIAALLITFFYRSMPEVIRQGRLFMALPPLYRLSSGPLSDYARDEAHREELMATTFKGKKVELGRFKGLGEMMASQLKETTMDPKKRTLARVTLPESEDDIEDLVERLMGKKADARFRFIQDNAQFAVADLDV, encoded by the coding sequence ATGGTCGCCGCCCCCTCCCTGTTCGATGACATCCCCGAGCCCGAGCCGAAGAAGGCCGAGGTCGCGCCGGAGTTGAAGCCGCAGGCTGCTGCGCCGGTGTCAGCGCCCGCAGTTGCGCCCGCCGCAGCCGCCTCTCCGCCCCCGGTCCCCGGCGGCTATTCGGCGTCGTCGATCGAGGTGCTGGAGGGGCTGGAGCCCGTCCGCAAACGCCCCGGCATGTATATCGGCGGCACCGACGAGCGGGCGCTGCATCACCTGTTCGCCGAGGTTCTCGACAACGCCATGGACGAGGCGGTGGCCCGCCATGCCAAGCTGATCACCGTCGACCTCGACGCCGACGGCTTCCTGTCGGTGAAGGATGACGGGCGGGGCATCCCGGTCGATCCGCACCCCAAACACCCGGGCAAGTCGGCGCTGGAAGTCGTCATGACCGTGCTGCACTCGGGCGGGAAATTCTCGGGCAAGGCCTATGAGACCTCGGGCGGCCTGCATGGCGTCGGGGTGTCGGTGGTCAACGCCCTGTCGGACGTGCTGGACGTCACCGTCTGGCGCGACGGGTTCGAGTGGAAGCAGTCGTTCAGCCGGGGCATCCCGCAAGGCTCGATCGTCCAGGTCCAGCCGTCCAAGAAGCGCGGCACCCTGATCCGCTTCCATCCCGACCACGAGATTTTCGGCGTCGGCGCGGCGTTCAAGCCGGCGCGGCTTTTCCGCATGACCCGGTCCAAGGCCTATCTGTTCCGAGGGGTCGAGATCCGCTGGACCTGTGCGCCCGAGCGGATCACCGACGCGACGCCCGCCACCGCCACCTTCCACTTCCCCAACGGCCTGGCCGACGCCCTGGCCGAGCGGATCGGCGAGATGGAGACGGTCACGCCCGCCTTCTCCGGCCGGGTCGAGCGCAAGGGCGAGGCGGGGGCGGTCGAGTGGGCCGTGACCTGGTCCCCGATCGGGTTCGGCGAGGCGGACGGCTTCGTGCAGTCCTATTGCAACACCGTCTCGACGCCCGACGGCGGCACGCACGAGGCCGGGTTCCGTGCCGCCCTGGTCAAGGGGCTGAAAGCTTACGGCGAACTGACCAACGAGAAGCGCGCGGTCCAGATTACCGCCGAGGACGTCATCGCCAACGCCGGTGCCCTGATTTCCGTCTTCATCCGCAATCCCGAGTTCCAGGGCCAGACCAAGGACCGGCTGTCCTCGCCCGAGGGGCAACGGCTGGTCGAGGCCCTGCTGCGCGACCCCCTGGACCACTGGCTGACCGAGAGCCCGAAACAGGCCAACACCCTGCTGGGTTTCGTCATCGACCGGGCCGAGGATCGGCTGCGGCGGCGCAAGGACAAGGAGGTCCAGCGGGCCGCCGCGACGCGGAAACTGCGCCTGCCCGGCAAGCTGTCGGACTGTTCGCGTCAGTCGGCCAACGGCACCGAACTATTCATCGTCGAAGGCGATTCGGCCGGTGGCTCGGCCAAACAGGCGCGCGACCGCACGACCCAGGCCATCCTGCCGCTGCGCGGCAAGATCCTGAACGTCGCCTCGGCGACCGCCGACAAGCTGAGGGCCAATATCGAGCTGTCGGACCTGACCCTGGCGCTCGGCGTCACGCCGGGGCCGCGTTTCGACATCGACCAGCTGCGTTATGAGCGGATCGTCATCATGACCGACGCCGACGTGGACGGGGCCCATATCGCGGCGCTGCTGATCACCTTCTTCTATCGCTCCATGCCCGAGGTGATCCGTCAGGGTCGGCTGTTCATGGCCCTGCCGCCGCTCTATCGCCTGTCGAGCGGGCCGCTGTCGGACTATGCCCGCGACGAGGCGCACCGCGAGGAGCTGATGGCCACCACCTTCAAGGGCAAGAAGGTCGAACTGGGCCGGTTCAAGGGCCTGGGCGAGATGATGGCCTCCCAGCTCAAGGAGACCACCATGGACCCCAAGAAGCGCACCCTGGCCCGTGTCACCCTGCCTGAGAGCGAGGACGACATCGAGGATCTGGTCGAACGACTGATGGGCAAGAAAGCCGACGCCCGCTTCCGCTTCATCCAGGACAACGCCCAGTTCGCGGTTGCCGATCTGGACGTGTGA